A genomic window from Periophthalmus magnuspinnatus isolate fPerMag1 chromosome 16, fPerMag1.2.pri, whole genome shotgun sequence includes:
- the eva1ba gene encoding eva-1 homolog Ba, with translation MDVKKKEMDLLSNTIAAYAHIKANPESFGLYFVLGVCFGLVLTLCLLVIRISCKPRTTVSTSTPEKKQLKDISVEDDESEEEDEDAEDVEATPITLPTTEIPNGNHTSHSDGTLSVNVFTSAEELERAQRLEERERIIREIWRNGQPDILGTGTGTIGRVHYY, from the exons ATGGATGTGAAAAAGAAGGAGATGGACCTTCTAAGCAACACTATTGCTGCATATGCACACATTAAAG CCAACCCAGAGAGCTTTGGGCTGTACTTTGTCCTTGGAGTCTGTTTCGGCCTGGTGCTGACACTCTGCCTCCTGGTCATCCGCATCTCGTGTAAGCCTCGGACCACCGTCTCCACCTCCACGCCTGagaaaaaacagttaaaagacATTAGTGTGGAGGACGatgagagtgaagaggaggatgaagatgcAGAGGACGTAGAAGCCACACCCATAACATTGCCAACCACAGAAATCCCTAATGGTAATCACACCAGCCATTCCGACGGGACTCtgagtgtgaatgtgtttaCCTCAGCTGAGGAGCTGGAGCGGGCACAGcggctggaggagagagagaggatcatAAGAGAGATATGGAGGAACGGACAACCCGATATTCTGGGAACAGGGACTGGGACTATAGGCAGAGTGCACTACTACTAA